One Actinomadura viridis genomic region harbors:
- a CDS encoding CYTH and CHAD domain-containing protein, producing MSSTSIGDRIVAVKHVEIERKYDAAADFVVPELTALPGVAAVDTPEIHHLHATYFDTEDLRLAAHGITLRRRRGGSDAGWHLKIPAGPDSKNELRAPLGRAQVVPARLASLVAAYTRGGSLRPVATLETDRTVIRLLDGSGAVLAEVADDAVTGRVLLGEGGDAWREIEVELAAGARDLLKAAGKRLRKAGAREAASSSKLGRLLDGDIARPTTREIVQRARAATGGTPTAGEAVTAYLAAQLEAVLAFDPKARLAEYDAVHRMRVATRRIRSVLQSYRPVLDRTRTDPLRAELKWLAAALGEVRDLEVLRMRFTDRVAALDDIGEPAWLEELARQERAAYRRLNATLKEPRYYALLDALEALVADPPLKGRAGRDAATELPRLVERAWARLAATYASIGHAEDADLARHDTRKDAKRARYAAEVAVPVLGEPAKAVVGNAKRLQEVLGGYQDGVIAAAHLKEAAARARDTREAFTLGVLSGIERCEAEAALERLEGTWAEIPPPSFQAP from the coding sequence ATGTCCAGCACGTCGATTGGGGACCGGATCGTGGCCGTGAAGCACGTGGAGATCGAGCGCAAATACGACGCGGCCGCCGACTTCGTGGTCCCGGAACTGACCGCGCTGCCCGGGGTGGCCGCCGTGGACACCCCCGAGATCCACCACCTGCACGCCACGTACTTCGACACCGAGGACCTGCGGCTGGCCGCCCACGGGATCACGCTGCGCCGGCGGCGCGGCGGGTCGGACGCGGGATGGCACCTGAAGATCCCCGCGGGGCCCGACAGCAAGAACGAGCTGCGCGCGCCCCTGGGACGGGCCCAGGTCGTGCCCGCGCGGCTGGCGTCGCTGGTCGCGGCGTACACGCGCGGCGGGAGCCTGCGGCCGGTGGCGACCCTGGAGACCGACCGTACGGTGATCCGGCTGCTGGACGGGTCGGGCGCGGTGCTCGCCGAGGTCGCCGACGACGCCGTGACGGGACGGGTGCTGCTCGGTGAGGGCGGCGACGCCTGGCGCGAGATCGAGGTCGAGCTGGCCGCCGGGGCGCGCGACCTGCTGAAGGCCGCGGGCAAGCGGCTGCGCAAGGCCGGGGCGCGGGAGGCCGCCTCGTCGTCCAAGCTGGGCCGGCTGCTGGACGGCGACATCGCGCGGCCCACCACCAGGGAGATCGTCCAGCGGGCGCGCGCGGCGACCGGCGGGACGCCGACGGCGGGCGAGGCGGTGACGGCCTACCTCGCCGCGCAGCTGGAGGCGGTGCTGGCCTTCGACCCCAAGGCGCGCCTGGCCGAGTACGACGCCGTCCACCGGATGCGGGTCGCCACCAGGAGGATCCGCAGCGTGCTGCAGAGCTACCGGCCCGTCCTGGACCGGACGCGGACCGATCCGCTGCGCGCGGAGCTGAAGTGGCTGGCGGCGGCGCTGGGCGAGGTCCGCGACCTGGAGGTGCTGCGGATGCGCTTCACCGACCGGGTCGCCGCGCTGGACGACATCGGCGAACCGGCCTGGCTGGAGGAGCTGGCCCGCCAGGAACGCGCCGCGTACCGCAGGCTCAACGCCACGCTGAAGGAACCCCGCTACTACGCGCTCCTGGACGCGCTCGAAGCCCTGGTCGCCGACCCGCCCCTGAAGGGCAGGGCCGGGCGCGACGCGGCCACCGAGCTGCCGCGCCTGGTGGAACGGGCCTGGGCGCGTCTGGCCGCCACCTACGCGTCGATCGGGCACGCCGAGGACGCCGATCTGGCCCGGCACGACACCCGCAAGGACGCCAAGCGGGCCCGGTACGCGGCGGAGGTGGCGGTTCCGGTCCTCGGCGAGCCCGCGAAGGCGGTCGTCGGCAACGCCAAGCGCCTCCAGGAGGTCCTCGGCGGCTACCAGGACGGCGTGATCGCCGCCGCGCACCTGAAGGAGGCGGCGGCGCGGGCCCGCGACACCCGCGAGGCGTTCACCCTCGGGGTCCTCTCCGGGATCGAGCGGTGCGAGGCCGAGGCCGCGCTGGAACGCCTGGAAGGGACCTGGGCCGAGATCCCTCCCCCGTCCTTCCAGGCTCCCTGA
- a CDS encoding pentapeptide repeat-containing protein: protein MAPWPDCAVSGCAERSFAPYPGCLGHLTPDELADLMAGLRPGADLDLRGVTVPERVLTTLLEAVTGPDGHPHLGRSRFEGAVLPPCASLSRACFEGDCSFDGARFAGAVSFFAARFLGNVSFRGVRFGGNASFHGARFRRHAAFDEAVFAGDALFGETAWGADASFTRAVFAGAAAFDRARFGRDAVLQATRFGGDVSFRRVQVTRHARFERARFRRDLWLGPMAAGGRLVLTHATAHGGLRVDAAARHLAANRTVVRGPADFRLRHAELDLEDSVFGADVTVRSLSRPFQHLTEPGTAPGTARVLSLSGTSAPRLELAGMDLSRCRFSGLVHPGGLRLTGHCSFATVPRRPRRRPRWRARTPTPSRPGRRVRGRTVLAEELAGSRQGLQTLYEQLAAAAADRELARDFRYRAREIRRRDDPRARNRWLLHLSWLTCGHGLRTGRMLACLAVLMVLVAAGATWARHGQHTSAPVRLRPYQPAPADATYAPRP, encoded by the coding sequence ATGGCGCCCTGGCCGGACTGCGCGGTGTCCGGTTGCGCGGAACGATCCTTCGCCCCCTATCCCGGCTGCCTCGGCCATCTCACCCCGGACGAACTCGCCGACCTCATGGCCGGGCTGCGCCCGGGAGCCGACCTCGACCTGCGGGGCGTCACCGTGCCCGAACGGGTGCTGACCACCCTGCTGGAAGCGGTGACCGGCCCCGACGGGCACCCCCACCTGGGACGGAGCCGGTTCGAGGGCGCGGTGCTGCCGCCCTGCGCGTCGCTGAGCCGGGCGTGCTTCGAGGGCGACTGCTCCTTCGACGGCGCGCGCTTCGCCGGCGCCGTCTCGTTCTTCGCCGCGCGGTTCCTGGGGAACGTCTCGTTCCGCGGGGTCCGCTTCGGCGGCAACGCCTCGTTCCACGGGGCGCGCTTCCGGCGCCACGCGGCCTTCGACGAGGCCGTCTTCGCCGGGGACGCCCTGTTCGGCGAGACGGCCTGGGGCGCGGACGCCTCGTTCACCCGGGCCGTCTTCGCGGGGGCGGCGGCCTTCGACCGCGCGCGCTTCGGCCGCGACGCGGTGCTGCAGGCGACGCGGTTCGGCGGGGACGTCTCGTTCCGGCGCGTCCAGGTGACCCGGCACGCCCGCTTCGAACGCGCGCGCTTCCGGCGCGACCTGTGGCTGGGGCCGATGGCCGCCGGGGGACGGCTCGTCCTCACCCACGCCACCGCGCACGGCGGGCTGCGCGTCGACGCCGCGGCGCGGCACCTGGCCGCGAACCGGACGGTGGTACGGGGCCCCGCGGACTTCCGGCTGCGGCACGCGGAGCTGGACCTGGAGGACTCGGTCTTCGGCGCGGACGTGACCGTACGGTCCCTGTCGCGCCCGTTCCAGCACCTGACCGAGCCGGGCACCGCGCCCGGCACCGCGCGGGTGCTCTCCCTGAGCGGGACGAGCGCGCCGAGGCTGGAACTGGCCGGCATGGACCTCAGCCGGTGCCGCTTCAGCGGGCTGGTCCACCCCGGCGGCCTGCGGCTCACCGGGCACTGCTCGTTCGCGACCGTCCCGCGCCGGCCGCGCCGCCGGCCGCGGTGGCGGGCCCGGACGCCGACGCCGTCCCGGCCGGGCCGGCGGGTGCGCGGCCGCACCGTGCTCGCGGAGGAGCTGGCGGGCTCCCGCCAGGGCCTCCAGACGCTGTACGAGCAGCTCGCGGCGGCCGCCGCCGACCGGGAGCTGGCCCGCGACTTCCGCTACCGCGCGCGGGAGATCCGCCGCCGGGACGACCCCCGCGCCCGGAACCGGTGGCTGCTGCACCTGTCCTGGCTGACCTGCGGCCACGGGCTGCGGACGGGCCGGATGCTGGCCTGCCTGGCGGTGCTCATGGTGCTCGTGGCGGCCGGCGCGACCTGGGCCCGGCACGGCCAGCACACGTCCGCCCCCGTCCGCCTCCGCCCCTACCAGCCGGCACCCGCGGACGCCACGTACGCTCCCCGACCATGA
- a CDS encoding L,D-transpeptidase family protein, whose protein sequence is MRRVRSVPVTRRVRTRILPAAGLAALMALPAGCGGTPPRPAAAGGSPATSPAPAAGLPESTTHTTVRGAPRDLTPTYVTDGLVVHPSTPARVLDAPGGRPIATLPTTQLGSPTWVPVVDRSGGWYQVLLPSKPNHATGWIPSAQAGLRTARTPYLVRVDVTRRRLALYRSGRPVGRWSVAVGGARTPTPAGRTFLLALLRPARPEPSPLLIPLGVHSATLDTFGGGPGTVALHGWPDRSVFGRAISHGCVRVPEDALRALSRVPLGTLVLITG, encoded by the coding sequence ATGCGCCGTGTCCGCTCCGTCCCGGTCACCCGCCGGGTCAGGACGCGCATTCTGCCCGCGGCCGGGCTCGCGGCGCTGATGGCGCTGCCGGCGGGCTGCGGGGGCACACCGCCCCGCCCGGCGGCGGCCGGCGGATCGCCGGCGACGTCGCCCGCCCCGGCGGCCGGGCTGCCCGAGAGCACCACCCACACCACCGTGCGGGGCGCTCCCCGGGACCTGACGCCGACGTACGTCACGGACGGGCTCGTCGTGCACCCGTCCACGCCCGCCCGGGTCCTGGACGCGCCCGGGGGCCGCCCCATCGCGACGCTGCCCACCACCCAGCTGGGCAGCCCCACCTGGGTGCCGGTGGTGGACCGCTCGGGCGGGTGGTACCAGGTGCTCCTGCCCAGCAAGCCCAACCACGCCACCGGCTGGATCCCGTCCGCGCAGGCCGGGCTCCGCACCGCGCGCACGCCCTACCTGGTCAGGGTGGACGTGACGCGCCGCCGGCTGGCGCTGTACAGGTCCGGACGGCCGGTCGGCCGGTGGAGCGTGGCGGTCGGCGGTGCCCGAACCCCCACTCCGGCCGGGCGGACGTTCCTGCTGGCCCTGCTGCGACCGGCCAGACCCGAACCGAGCCCGTTGCTGATCCCGCTGGGCGTCCACTCGGCGACCCTCGACACCTTCGGCGGCGGCCCCGGCACGGTCGCCCTGCACGGCTGGCCCGACCGGTCGGTCTTCGGCAGGGCGATCAGCCACGGATGCGTGCGCGTGCCGGAGGACGCGCTGCGGGCCCTGTCCCGGGTTCCGCTCGGAACCCTCGTGCTCATCACGGGCTGA
- a CDS encoding PP2C family protein-serine/threonine phosphatase, translating into MRSALLRDLEHALWNAKPYELLDTARQVVRRLVDAADAEVLLADYRQSFLVPALGEGEPVRIDNTYEGHAYAAQQVVQEQGARPAIHLPLTVHGERIGVLSVRLPEPRPDGGVDDGVEPGPDGGGESGGVEPRPDGGLDGGGPESGGGPESGDGGAEPGDGLKPGGRDALEAAATVLARALRIADSNTDLYRRIRRRNRLTLAAEMQWDLLPGRACETDVFHLAGQLEPAYAVWGDNFDWTVGKDRLTLTVSNGMGNGTEAAALTHLAISALRNARRSGADIAEQAALADQTLYAHHRGTRHVATLLLDFELETGRVRAIDAGSPNIYRMRGGVTEELDFEAQLPLGMFGDAHYTTEEFVVEPGDRLVVVSDGVHTAKSATGELYGAIALLQTLRDTRLQNPSEAVRTFIRQFIAHHQGSDPLDDAVVVCLDWTGKTPVTGDA; encoded by the coding sequence ATGCGATCGGCCCTGCTCCGAGACCTCGAGCACGCCCTCTGGAACGCCAAGCCGTACGAGCTGCTCGACACGGCCAGACAGGTGGTGCGGAGGCTGGTGGACGCCGCCGACGCGGAGGTCCTCCTGGCGGACTACCGGCAGTCGTTCCTCGTCCCGGCCCTGGGCGAAGGCGAGCCCGTCCGGATCGACAACACCTACGAGGGGCACGCCTACGCCGCGCAGCAGGTGGTGCAGGAGCAGGGCGCGCGGCCCGCGATCCATCTGCCGCTGACCGTCCACGGCGAACGGATCGGCGTGCTCAGCGTCCGGCTGCCGGAGCCCCGCCCGGACGGCGGTGTGGACGACGGTGTGGAGCCCGGCCCGGACGGCGGCGGGGAGTCCGGCGGTGTGGAGCCCCGCCCGGACGGCGGCCTGGACGGCGGCGGCCCGGAGTCCGGCGGCGGCCCGGAGTCCGGCGACGGCGGTGCGGAGCCCGGCGACGGCCTGAAGCCCGGCGGGCGGGACGCGCTGGAGGCCGCCGCCACCGTCCTGGCCCGCGCGTTGAGGATCGCCGACAGCAACACCGACCTCTACCGCCGGATCCGGCGCCGCAACCGGCTCACCCTCGCCGCCGAGATGCAGTGGGACCTGCTGCCGGGGCGGGCGTGCGAGACCGACGTGTTCCATCTGGCCGGGCAGCTCGAACCCGCCTACGCGGTCTGGGGCGACAACTTCGACTGGACCGTCGGGAAGGACCGGCTCACCCTGACGGTGAGCAACGGCATGGGGAACGGGACCGAGGCCGCCGCGCTGACCCACCTGGCGATCAGCGCGCTCCGCAACGCCCGGCGCTCGGGCGCCGACATCGCCGAGCAGGCCGCGCTCGCCGACCAGACCCTCTACGCCCACCACCGCGGCACCCGGCACGTCGCCACCCTGCTCCTGGACTTCGAGCTGGAGACCGGGCGGGTACGGGCGATCGACGCGGGATCGCCGAACATCTACCGGATGCGCGGCGGCGTCACGGAGGAACTCGATTTCGAGGCGCAGCTGCCGCTCGGGATGTTCGGGGACGCCCACTACACCACCGAGGAGTTCGTGGTGGAGCCCGGAGACCGCCTGGTCGTCGTGAGCGACGGGGTGCACACGGCGAAGTCGGCCACCGGGGAGCTGTACGGGGCGATCGCGCTTCTCCAGACCCTTCGCGACACCCGGCTGCAGAATCCCTCGGAGGCGGTCCGCACCTTTATCCGGCAGTTCATCGCCCACCATCAGGGTTCGGACCCATTGGACGACGCGGTGGTGGTGTGCCTTGACTGGACCGGGAAGACGCCCGTGACCGGAGACGCCTGA
- a CDS encoding RNA degradosome polyphosphate kinase, with product MSVTPGHIPHGAEALPDDRFLDREESWLRFNQRVLELAEDARLPLLERVRFLSIFATNLDEFFMVRVAGLTRRMATGLAVQSASGRQPREVLERTATVARELMLRHAACFRDDLCPSLAKEHIELLRWDQLAETEQERMRRFFRDRIYPVLTPLVVDSAHPFPYISGLSLNLAVIVRDPQTDATMFARVKVPPVLPRFLEASPDRFTPLEDVIAAHLGQLFVGMEVVEHHAFRVTRNQDLEIDEDISEGLLQALERELLRRRFGPVVRLEVEDSISEGVLDLLTEELSIDERQIFRLDGPLDLAGMAAIADLDRPELKYPPFVPSKEALPADADLFAAIRERDVLVHHPYDSFTTTVQRLIEDAADDPKVLAIKQTLYRTSGDSPIVDALVGAAAAGKQVVVVVELKARFDERANIAWARKLEKAGCHVVYGFVGLKTHCKLALVVRQEADGVLRRYCHIGTGNYHPKTARLYEDFGLLTADPHVGEDVSALFNHLTGYSRQNDYKRLLVAPQSLRPGLVRRIEREIEHAEAGRSARVRFKCNSVVDEVVIDALYRASRAGVPVDIWVRGICALRPGVPGLSENIRVRSVLGRFLEHSRVFAFENGGDPEVWLGSADLMHRNLDRRVEALVTVTDRGHRTDLLELLDRAMDDGTDAWWLEGDGTWIRRSAMTAEPLLDIQTHLVKSRRWRTVDG from the coding sequence ATGAGCGTCACTCCAGGACATATCCCTCACGGTGCGGAAGCGCTGCCCGACGACCGGTTCCTGGATCGCGAGGAGAGCTGGCTGCGGTTCAACCAGCGCGTCCTGGAACTCGCCGAGGATGCCCGGCTGCCCCTGCTGGAACGGGTGCGGTTCCTGTCGATCTTCGCCACCAACCTGGACGAGTTCTTCATGGTGCGGGTCGCCGGGCTGACCCGCCGCATGGCCACCGGCCTGGCCGTCCAGTCCGCCAGCGGCCGGCAGCCGCGCGAGGTGCTGGAACGTACCGCCACCGTGGCGCGCGAGCTGATGCTGCGGCACGCCGCCTGCTTCCGCGACGACCTGTGCCCGTCGCTGGCCAAGGAGCACATCGAGCTGCTCCGCTGGGACCAGCTGGCCGAGACCGAGCAGGAGCGGATGCGCCGGTTCTTCCGCGACCGGATCTACCCGGTGCTGACCCCGCTGGTGGTCGACTCCGCGCACCCGTTCCCCTACATCTCCGGGCTGTCGCTCAACCTCGCGGTGATCGTCCGCGACCCGCAGACCGACGCCACCATGTTCGCCCGCGTGAAGGTGCCGCCGGTGCTGCCCCGCTTCCTGGAGGCGTCGCCGGACCGGTTCACCCCGCTGGAGGACGTGATCGCGGCGCACCTCGGCCAGCTGTTCGTGGGCATGGAGGTGGTCGAGCACCACGCGTTCCGGGTCACCCGCAACCAGGACCTGGAGATCGACGAGGACATCAGTGAGGGCCTGCTCCAGGCCCTGGAGCGCGAGCTGCTGCGCCGCCGCTTCGGCCCGGTGGTCCGGCTGGAGGTGGAGGACTCGATCTCCGAAGGGGTGCTGGATCTGCTCACCGAGGAGCTGTCCATCGACGAGCGGCAGATCTTCCGGCTGGACGGCCCGCTCGACCTGGCCGGGATGGCGGCCATCGCCGACCTGGACCGGCCGGAGCTCAAGTACCCCCCGTTCGTCCCGTCGAAGGAGGCGCTGCCGGCGGACGCCGACCTGTTCGCCGCCATCCGCGAACGCGACGTGCTGGTCCACCACCCCTACGACTCGTTCACCACGACCGTCCAGCGGCTCATCGAGGACGCCGCCGACGACCCGAAGGTCCTGGCGATCAAGCAGACCCTCTACCGCACCAGCGGCGACTCGCCGATCGTGGACGCCCTGGTCGGCGCCGCCGCGGCAGGCAAGCAGGTGGTGGTGGTCGTCGAGCTCAAGGCGCGCTTCGACGAGCGCGCCAACATCGCCTGGGCGCGCAAGCTGGAGAAGGCCGGCTGCCACGTGGTGTACGGGTTCGTCGGGCTGAAGACGCACTGCAAGCTCGCCCTCGTCGTCCGCCAGGAGGCCGACGGGGTGCTGCGCCGCTACTGCCACATCGGCACCGGCAACTACCACCCCAAGACGGCCCGGCTCTACGAGGACTTCGGCCTCCTGACCGCCGACCCCCACGTCGGCGAGGACGTCAGCGCCCTGTTCAACCACCTGACCGGCTACTCCCGGCAGAACGACTACAAGCGCCTGCTGGTCGCGCCGCAGAGCCTGCGGCCCGGCCTCGTCCGGCGGATCGAGCGGGAGATCGAGCACGCGGAGGCGGGCCGGTCGGCCCGCGTGCGGTTCAAGTGCAACTCGGTCGTGGACGAGGTGGTCATCGACGCGCTGTACCGGGCCTCCCGGGCGGGCGTCCCGGTGGACATCTGGGTGCGCGGGATCTGCGCGCTGCGTCCGGGCGTCCCCGGCCTGTCGGAGAACATCCGGGTGCGCAGCGTGCTCGGCCGCTTCCTGGAGCACTCCCGCGTGTTCGCGTTCGAGAACGGCGGTGATCCCGAGGTCTGGCTGGGTAGTGCGGACCTCATGCACCGCAACCTGGACCGCCGCGTGGAGGCGCTGGTCACCGTGACCGACCGCGGCCACCGGACCGACCTGCTGGAACTGCTCGACCGCGCGATGGACGACGGGACCGACGCGTGGTGGCTGGAGGGCGACGGCACCTGGATCCGCCGTTCCGCCATGACCGCCGAGCCGTTGCTGGACATTCAGACCCACCTGGTGAAGAGCAGGCGTTGGAGGACGGTCGATGGCTGA
- a CDS encoding gamma-glutamylcyclotransferase family protein, giving the protein MTHQNGQHEQHEQYGQHSEDRQHGQDSEDRQDGLFVYGTLRFPEILEILLGRVPGLAPASARGWRVRALPGVVYPGMVADPGGIADGILISGLTDAEHRLLDAFEGDPYGTAVLSLEGGAGLARAYVWLGPTEPRDWDPAHFAEHEMAAFADDCRAWRRAYREISSR; this is encoded by the coding sequence ATGACCCACCAGAACGGACAGCACGAACAGCACGAACAGTACGGACAGCACAGCGAGGACAGGCAGCACGGGCAGGACAGCGAGGACAGGCAGGACGGCCTCTTCGTCTACGGCACGCTGCGCTTTCCCGAGATCCTGGAGATCCTCCTGGGTCGCGTCCCCGGCCTGGCCCCCGCCTCCGCGCGGGGCTGGCGGGTACGGGCCCTGCCCGGCGTGGTCTATCCCGGCATGGTCGCCGACCCGGGCGGCATCGCCGACGGGATCCTGATCAGCGGGCTCACGGACGCCGAGCACCGGCTGCTGGACGCCTTCGAGGGCGACCCGTACGGGACGGCCGTGCTCTCGCTGGAGGGCGGCGCGGGCCTGGCGCGCGCCTACGTCTGGCTGGGCCCCACCGAGCCCCGCGACTGGGACCCCGCCCACTTCGCCGAGCACGAGATGGCCGCCTTCGCCGATGACTGCCGCGCCTGGCGCCGCGCCTACAGGGAAATTAGTTCGCGCTGA
- a CDS encoding MarR family winged helix-turn-helix transcriptional regulator, translated as MVAMPEQGAAESAAALDEAATTLMNVLARAHNGPDVPVPATQLRALFVLERGPVNVSSLAAELGALVSSASRLCDRLEAGGLLMRDPGRDRREVTVRLTAEGQALLDRLRLRRREELARVLSTMSSPARAALLWGLSQFHEAASGTPDGKSGSSFSMPA; from the coding sequence ATGGTCGCGATGCCGGAGCAGGGAGCCGCCGAGTCGGCCGCCGCGCTCGACGAGGCCGCCACCACCCTGATGAACGTGTTGGCCCGTGCTCACAACGGCCCTGACGTGCCGGTCCCCGCCACCCAGCTGCGAGCGCTGTTCGTGCTGGAGCGGGGCCCGGTCAACGTCAGCAGCCTCGCCGCCGAGCTGGGCGCGCTGGTCTCCTCGGCGAGCCGGCTGTGCGACCGGCTGGAGGCCGGCGGGCTGCTCATGCGCGATCCCGGGCGGGACCGCCGCGAGGTCACGGTACGGCTGACGGCGGAAGGCCAGGCCCTGCTCGACCGGCTGCGGCTACGCCGCCGTGAAGAGCTGGCACGCGTCCTCTCCACGATGTCGTCCCCCGCCCGCGCGGCCCTCCTGTGGGGGCTCTCGCAGTTCCATGAGGCGGCCTCCGGCACACCGGACGGGAAGAGCGGCTCCTCCTTCTCCATGCCCGCCTGA
- a CDS encoding NUDIX hydrolase — translation MADGEPIRAAGALLWRDGRDPGSPEVALVHRPKYDDWSFPKGKAKAGEHVLRAVVREVSEETGFAPRLGRRLPSVGYLKDDRPKRVDYWAARCVGSAPGHAVPNDEVDRLDWLPVAEAERRLTYSHDVDLLREFGTGPLHTWPLVILRHATAGEKRLWKEPDELRPLDARGRADAVALAGLLAGYGPARPISSATARCLDTVLPYARRTGAVVVTDPAFTLGETGAERACDRLLELAGDGVPALVCTHGEIVSDLITGLCRRLGEKVPDEPSLRKGAFWTAHLSGGEQGVPSIAALERHAP, via the coding sequence ATGGCTGACGGCGAGCCGATCCGGGCGGCCGGGGCGCTCCTGTGGCGGGACGGCCGCGACCCCGGTTCCCCCGAGGTGGCGCTGGTCCATCGCCCCAAGTACGACGACTGGTCGTTCCCCAAGGGCAAGGCCAAGGCCGGTGAGCACGTGCTGCGCGCGGTCGTCCGGGAGGTCTCCGAGGAGACCGGGTTCGCGCCGCGGCTCGGCCGCCGCCTGCCCTCGGTCGGCTACCTCAAGGACGACCGGCCCAAACGGGTCGACTACTGGGCGGCCCGCTGCGTCGGCTCCGCCCCCGGCCACGCCGTGCCGAACGACGAGGTCGACCGGCTCGACTGGCTGCCGGTCGCCGAGGCCGAGCGGCGCCTGACCTACTCCCACGACGTCGACCTGCTGCGCGAGTTCGGCACGGGACCGCTCCACACCTGGCCGCTGGTGATCCTGCGGCACGCCACCGCCGGCGAGAAGCGGCTGTGGAAGGAACCGGACGAGCTGCGCCCGCTCGACGCCCGGGGCCGTGCCGACGCGGTCGCGCTGGCCGGGCTGCTGGCCGGGTACGGCCCGGCCCGCCCGATCAGCTCGGCCACCGCCCGCTGCCTGGACACGGTCCTGCCGTACGCCCGGCGCACCGGCGCCGTCGTCGTGACCGACCCGGCGTTCACCCTCGGTGAGACCGGCGCCGAACGGGCCTGCGACCGCCTCCTGGAGCTGGCCGGCGACGGCGTCCCCGCCCTCGTGTGCACGCACGGCGAGATCGTCTCCGACCTGATCACCGGGCTGTGCCGGCGGCTGGGCGAGAAGGTCCCCGACGAGCCGTCCCTGCGCAAGGGCGCGTTCTGGACGGCTCACCTGTCCGGCGGCGAGCAGGGCGTCCCGTCCATAGCCGCCCTGGAACGCCACGCACCCTAG